A region from the Candidatus Reconcilbacillus cellulovorans genome encodes:
- a CDS encoding capsule biosynthesis protein, with protein sequence MKADRITLYNVGDIILGPDPEPLFSEVRKVLEEADVLVGQLEVPYTTRDAEAMALGRHPDNLSPLVTNGFDLVTMAGNHLMDAGPAGVEDTIAWLDVHGIAHVGAGMNLAEARRPVVLERNGTRIGYLDYNCVGPKKTWASERRPGNAYVHVITHYELDHDTPGGPPVVYTWATSETTEAMTDDIRALRGRCDVLVVAFHKGIAHTPVKIAQYERQVAHAAIDAGADLVVAHHAHILKGIEIYKGKTIFHGLGNFVTWAPFLAPSPDSDPDSWAMRRIELFGFRPDPEYPTYPFHPEAIYTMIAVAEIEDGRIVRTGYKPCIVNKAGKPVPVSRKDGGKTVFAYVEDITRKAGLNARFAWASDEFVVCLEGG encoded by the coding sequence TTGAAGGCAGACCGGATCACACTGTACAACGTCGGCGACATCATTCTCGGTCCCGACCCCGAGCCGCTTTTTTCCGAGGTTCGAAAAGTGCTGGAGGAAGCCGACGTTCTCGTCGGCCAGTTGGAAGTGCCATATACGACCCGCGACGCGGAGGCGATGGCGCTCGGGCGGCACCCGGACAACCTGTCGCCGCTTGTGACGAACGGATTCGATCTCGTCACGATGGCGGGCAATCATCTGATGGACGCGGGGCCGGCCGGCGTGGAAGACACGATCGCTTGGCTGGACGTTCACGGCATCGCTCACGTCGGCGCGGGGATGAATCTTGCGGAGGCGCGGCGTCCCGTCGTGCTGGAGCGGAACGGGACGCGGATCGGCTATCTCGACTACAACTGCGTCGGCCCGAAAAAAACGTGGGCGTCCGAACGGCGTCCCGGCAACGCTTACGTGCACGTGATCACCCATTACGAGCTTGATCACGACACGCCCGGCGGACCTCCGGTCGTCTACACGTGGGCGACGTCGGAGACCACGGAGGCGATGACGGACGACATCCGCGCCCTGCGCGGACGATGCGACGTGCTGGTAGTTGCGTTTCACAAGGGAATCGCCCATACTCCGGTCAAAATCGCCCAATACGAGCGCCAAGTCGCGCACGCGGCGATCGACGCCGGTGCGGATCTCGTCGTGGCGCATCATGCGCATATTTTGAAAGGTATCGAGATCTACAAAGGAAAGACGATTTTTCACGGACTCGGCAATTTCGTGACATGGGCCCCGTTTCTTGCCCCCTCGCCCGACAGCGATCCCGATTCGTGGGCGATGCGGCGGATCGAGCTGTTCGGGTTCCGGCCCGACCCGGAATATCCGACGTATCCGTTCCACCCCGAGGCGATCTATACGATGATCGCCGTCGCCGAGATCGAGGACGGCCGGATCGTCCGAACGGGCTACAAACCCTGCATCGTGAACAAGGCGGGAAAACCGGTACCCGTTTCTCGAAAAGACGGCGGAAAGACCGTATTTGCCTACGTCGAGGACATCACCCGAAAGGCCGGTCTGAACGCGCGGTTCGCGTGGGCGTCGGACGAGTTCGTCGTCTGCCTGGAGGGAGGGTGA
- a CDS encoding cytochrome, whose translation MSFGTNDFDPTAPETFTSAHEEYKRLRAECPVAHSNAFNGFWALFKYEDVVRVVKDYHTFTTTVQNVVPKVAFTGRRPPLHLDPPEHTPYRQALNPFFTKEKMDRLAPDVRNIVVELLQPLIDAGFGDISEDYAQKLPGYVFARFFNLPTDLSMEIKRVTRLYNRALQDFDDERVKETSLQLYDIARKIIEMRKAEPMDPAEDVTSALLAATHEGRPLPEDMVLGTVRQLIVVGMIAPSVFIGNMVVHLSEHPDLQEQLRRDPALVPAAVEEYLRLFTPYRGFARTAKHDVVIRGRLIRKDEPIAVVFASANRDEDVFPEGDKFILNRPNIKQHVAFGLGPHQCPGAPLARMMLADTLRELLARTKHFEVAGEIRMTRWPEWGTISVPTRFVPA comes from the coding sequence ATGTCGTTCGGGACGAACGACTTCGATCCGACGGCACCGGAAACGTTCACCAGCGCGCACGAAGAGTACAAGCGGCTAAGGGCGGAATGCCCGGTAGCGCACAGCAACGCGTTCAACGGCTTTTGGGCGCTGTTCAAGTATGAAGACGTCGTCAGAGTCGTTAAAGATTACCATACCTTTACGACGACGGTGCAAAACGTCGTTCCGAAAGTCGCGTTCACCGGCCGGCGGCCCCCGCTTCATCTCGATCCGCCGGAACATACGCCGTACCGGCAGGCGCTCAATCCGTTCTTCACCAAGGAAAAAATGGACCGGCTCGCGCCCGACGTGCGCAACATCGTTGTCGAGCTGCTTCAGCCGCTCATCGACGCCGGATTCGGCGACATCAGCGAAGATTACGCCCAGAAACTGCCCGGATACGTGTTCGCGCGGTTTTTCAACCTGCCGACCGACCTGTCGATGGAGATTAAGCGGGTTACCCGGCTCTATAACCGGGCGCTTCAAGATTTCGACGACGAGCGCGTCAAAGAGACGAGCCTCCAGCTTTACGATATCGCGCGGAAAATTATCGAGATGCGCAAAGCGGAGCCGATGGATCCCGCGGAAGACGTGACCTCCGCGCTTCTGGCCGCGACGCACGAAGGCAGGCCGCTTCCTGAGGATATGGTGCTGGGCACGGTCCGCCAGCTGATCGTCGTCGGCATGATTGCGCCGAGTGTTTTTATCGGTAACATGGTCGTCCATCTATCGGAGCATCCCGATTTACAGGAACAGCTCCGGCGTGATCCCGCACTGGTACCGGCCGCCGTTGAGGAGTATTTGCGGCTGTTTACGCCGTATCGCGGGTTCGCGCGGACGGCGAAGCATGATGTCGTCATCCGCGGCCGCCTGATCCGCAAGGACGAACCGATCGCCGTCGTGTTCGCCTCGGCCAACCGCGACGAGGACGTTTTTCCGGAGGGCGACAAATTTATTTTGAACCGCCCGAACATCAAACAGCACGTCGCGTTCGGCCTCGGTCCGCACCAATGTCCGGGCGCTCCGCTGGCCCGAATGATGTTGGCCGACACGCTGCGGGAGCTTCTGGCCAGGACGAAACATTTCGAAGTGGCCGGGGAAATCCGGATGACGCGCTGGCCGGAGTGGGGGACGATTTCGGTGCCGACGCGGTTCGTGCCGGCGTGA
- a CDS encoding beta-ketoadipyl CoA thiolase, producing MTDAVIIDGARTPFGKFGGSLKDVSATDLGVAAAKAALQRSNLEAGDIEHVVFGNVIQSSPDAIFIARHIGLKTGVPVGVPALTVNRLCGSGLEAIVTAARLIRSGEAETALAGGAENMSQIPFVVRGARWGLPLGATPMRDYLWEALYDTYGRCTMSDTAERVAERYGITREQADEHALRSHRLAVEAIRSGRLRDEIVPVEVSDGKKAVIVDTDEHPRPDTTAESLSRLKPRFKENGVVTAGNASGLNDGAGAVVVTSERYAEKKGLKPLARLVAWHTVGVEPELMGIGPVEAIRGALRKAGLKLEDLDLIEINEAFSCQYLACQRLLGYNPDIGNVNGGAVALGHPLAASGARLVLTLLYELRRRNRKYGATAICIGGGQGIAAIWERL from the coding sequence ATGACCGATGCGGTGATTATCGACGGTGCGCGGACGCCGTTCGGTAAATTCGGCGGATCGCTGAAAGACGTATCGGCGACTGATCTCGGCGTTGCGGCGGCCAAAGCTGCGCTTCAGCGTTCGAACCTCGAAGCGGGGGACATCGAACATGTGGTGTTCGGCAATGTCATTCAGTCCAGCCCCGATGCGATTTTCATCGCCCGCCACATCGGGCTTAAAACGGGCGTACCCGTCGGCGTGCCGGCTTTGACCGTCAACCGGCTCTGCGGTTCCGGACTAGAGGCGATCGTGACCGCGGCCCGGCTGATCCGGTCGGGCGAGGCCGAGACGGCGCTGGCCGGCGGCGCGGAAAACATGAGCCAAATCCCGTTCGTCGTCCGCGGCGCGCGCTGGGGGTTGCCGCTCGGTGCGACGCCGATGCGCGATTATTTGTGGGAAGCGCTGTACGACACGTACGGCCGCTGCACGATGTCCGACACGGCCGAACGGGTGGCCGAGCGATACGGCATTACGCGCGAGCAGGCGGATGAACATGCCCTTCGCAGCCATCGCCTGGCCGTAGAGGCGATCCGAAGCGGCCGGCTGCGCGATGAGATCGTTCCGGTCGAAGTGTCGGACGGCAAGAAGGCGGTGATCGTCGATACCGACGAACATCCTCGCCCGGACACGACGGCGGAAAGTCTGAGCCGGCTGAAACCGCGCTTTAAAGAAAACGGTGTCGTCACGGCGGGTAACGCCAGCGGTCTGAACGACGGCGCCGGTGCGGTCGTCGTGACGTCGGAGCGGTACGCGGAGAAAAAGGGGTTGAAGCCGCTTGCCCGACTCGTGGCCTGGCACACGGTCGGCGTGGAGCCGGAGTTGATGGGGATCGGCCCGGTCGAGGCGATTCGCGGCGCGCTGCGAAAAGCCGGCCTGAAATTGGAAGATCTCGATCTTATCGAAATCAACGAGGCGTTTTCGTGCCAATATTTGGCGTGCCAGCGGTTGCTCGGATATAACCCCGACATCGGCAACGTCAACGGCGGCGCCGTCGCGCTCGGCCATCCGCTGGCCGCTTCCGGCGCACGCCTTGTGTTGACGCTGCTGTACGAGTTAAGGCGGCGCAATCGGAAATACGGTGCGACGGCGATCTGTATCGGCGGCGGACAAGGGATCGCGGCGATCTGGGAAAGGTTGTAA
- a CDS encoding NAD-dependent malic enzyme: protein MPATHKAGHRAIFRLEIDQGVSFYEVVSVLHEAGADVVAVDMIRSSRDATVRDITVDLADETHQERLARRLSDCPGVKLLQVSDQVFLLHLGGKIETKLKVPIKNRDDLSRVYTPGVARVCLAIRDDPAKAYTLTIKRNTVAVVTDGTAVLGLGDIGPLAAMPVMEGKAMIFKQMADVDAFPICLDTKDPDEIVRIVKAIAPAFGGINLEDISSPRCFEIEERLKRELDIPVFHDDQHGTAVVMLAGLINALKIVGKKMEDLRVVVCGVGAAGVACTKILQAAGVRNIVGVTRSGAIHGGEKYDNPIYAWYAQNTNPEGRRGTLSDVIEGADVFIGVSGPGVLRPEDIQKMARDPIVFAMANPVPEIMPEEAAPYVRIMATGRSDYPNQINNALCFPGIFRGALDCRATEINEEMKLAAAHAIASIITDRELHEQYIIPSVFNRKVVEQVRLHVIRAAIETGVAKRIPRDLNGEDDGDGQDDR from the coding sequence GTGCCGGCGACGCACAAGGCTGGACACCGCGCCATTTTCCGACTGGAGATCGATCAAGGCGTTTCGTTTTACGAAGTCGTGTCAGTGCTTCACGAGGCGGGAGCGGACGTCGTGGCGGTCGACATGATTCGTTCCTCGCGCGACGCCACCGTACGCGACATTACCGTCGACCTGGCCGACGAAACTCATCAGGAGCGGTTGGCACGCCGGCTGTCCGACTGCCCGGGCGTCAAGCTGCTGCAGGTGTCCGACCAGGTATTCCTGCTTCATCTCGGCGGTAAAATTGAGACGAAGCTGAAGGTGCCGATCAAAAACCGCGACGATCTGTCGCGCGTCTACACGCCGGGCGTTGCTCGCGTCTGTCTGGCGATTCGCGACGATCCGGCCAAGGCATATACGCTGACGATCAAACGCAACACCGTCGCCGTCGTGACCGACGGAACGGCCGTGCTCGGACTCGGCGACATCGGGCCGCTGGCCGCCATGCCGGTCATGGAAGGCAAGGCGATGATCTTCAAACAGATGGCGGACGTCGACGCGTTTCCGATCTGTCTCGATACGAAAGATCCCGACGAGATCGTCAGGATCGTCAAAGCGATCGCCCCGGCGTTCGGCGGCATCAATCTGGAGGACATTTCGTCGCCGCGCTGTTTCGAGATCGAGGAGCGGCTTAAGCGCGAACTGGACATTCCGGTTTTCCACGACGACCAGCACGGTACGGCCGTCGTCATGTTGGCCGGTCTCATCAACGCGTTGAAAATTGTCGGCAAAAAAATGGAAGATCTCCGCGTCGTCGTCTGCGGCGTCGGCGCGGCAGGCGTGGCGTGCACAAAAATTTTGCAGGCGGCCGGCGTCCGCAACATCGTCGGTGTGACGCGGTCGGGCGCGATCCACGGCGGTGAAAAGTATGACAACCCCATTTACGCCTGGTACGCGCAGAATACGAATCCGGAAGGACGTCGGGGAACGCTGTCGGACGTCATCGAGGGAGCGGACGTGTTCATCGGTGTGTCGGGGCCGGGCGTACTTCGTCCGGAGGACATCCAGAAAATGGCGCGCGATCCGATCGTGTTCGCGATGGCCAATCCGGTACCGGAAATTATGCCGGAAGAGGCCGCTCCTTACGTCCGCATCATGGCGACCGGGCGGTCCGATTATCCGAACCAGATCAACAACGCGCTCTGTTTTCCGGGTATTTTTCGGGGCGCGCTCGACTGTCGGGCGACGGAAATCAACGAAGAAATGAAGCTTGCGGCGGCGCATGCCATCGCGTCGATCATCACCGACCGCGAGCTGCACGAGCAATACATCATTCCGAGTGTCTTCAACCGGAAAGTCGTCGAGCAAGTCCGCCTTCACGTCATCCGCGCGGCGATCGAGACGGGGGTGGCGAAACGGATTCCGCGTGATCTGAACGGCGAGGACGACGGCGATGGACAGGATGACCGCTGA
- a CDS encoding cupin: MEMQAFFQSREVMEFSRELERLNLGPLWHAIPELMPREPKPQAVPYLWKWELLHKKLMEATQIFTPERGGERRAIYIQNPGLAWKKPWGWASATPTLYAAVQLILPGETAPSHRHSQSAMRFISRGKGAYTIVQGERLFMEEGDFLTTPAGLWHGHSHPGDEPMFWIDCLDIPFIYAVDGTFFEPYPDQLQQPERPDNYSARRYAGGMVRPISDRTPKTAPLGLFKWQRTAEAIESLQELEIDECDGVAVEYINPSTAQNPTPNIAAWMQKLPVGFHGKAHRHTHSTIYHVFRGSGYTVIGGVRFDWSRGDLFVVPAWTWHEHANTGSEDAYLFSASDLPIMEKLNLERQERYEADGGHQTVKDVFQPILP, encoded by the coding sequence ATGGAAATGCAAGCGTTTTTCCAAAGCCGAGAAGTGATGGAGTTTTCCCGAGAGCTCGAACGGCTGAACCTCGGCCCGCTCTGGCACGCGATTCCGGAGTTGATGCCCCGCGAACCGAAGCCGCAGGCGGTCCCGTATTTATGGAAATGGGAGCTTTTACACAAGAAGCTGATGGAGGCGACGCAGATTTTTACGCCAGAGCGCGGCGGGGAGCGGCGGGCGATTTATATCCAGAATCCGGGACTCGCTTGGAAAAAACCGTGGGGATGGGCTTCGGCGACGCCGACGCTGTACGCGGCCGTCCAGCTCATTTTGCCTGGTGAGACGGCGCCGTCGCATCGTCATTCACAAAGCGCGATGCGGTTCATTTCCCGCGGAAAAGGCGCCTATACGATCGTACAAGGCGAGCGGCTGTTCATGGAGGAAGGCGATTTTCTGACGACGCCGGCCGGACTTTGGCACGGGCATTCGCATCCCGGCGACGAGCCGATGTTCTGGATCGACTGTCTCGACATTCCGTTCATCTATGCGGTCGACGGAACATTTTTCGAGCCGTATCCCGACCAGCTGCAACAGCCGGAGCGTCCCGACAACTACTCGGCCAGACGGTACGCCGGCGGCATGGTGCGGCCGATTTCCGACCGGACGCCGAAGACGGCGCCGCTGGGATTATTCAAGTGGCAGCGTACGGCGGAAGCCATCGAGTCGCTTCAGGAATTGGAAATCGACGAATGCGACGGCGTCGCGGTCGAATACATCAACCCGTCCACGGCGCAAAACCCGACTCCGAACATCGCGGCCTGGATGCAGAAATTGCCGGTCGGTTTTCACGGCAAGGCGCATCGTCATACTCACTCGACGATTTACCACGTGTTCCGCGGCAGTGGGTATACCGTTATTGGCGGCGTCCGGTTCGACTGGAGCCGCGGCGACCTGTTCGTCGTTCCGGCGTGGACGTGGCACGAACATGCCAACACCGGATCGGAAGACGCTTATCTGTTTTCGGCGAGCGACCTGCCGATTATGGAAAAGCTCAATCTGGAACGCCAGGAGCGATATGAGGCCGACGGAGGACATCAGACCGTCAAAGACGTTTTTCAGCCGATTTTGCCGTAA
- a CDS encoding 2-hydroxyhepta-2,4-diene-1,7-dioate isomerase — translation MKLVTFQQAGFNRVGSVFGDRVVDLHEACAAMFREQGKVRYRQLAEAYVPADMIGLLEGGAESLEAAERAAEFALARPETGDGRRLVYRLDEVRLEAPIPKPGKIICVGHNYREHILEMKREIPKYPVIFAKFSNTVRGPQDDIPYPAATAELDYEAEFAFVIGKKATGVRREDALAYVAGYTIANDVSCRDLQRRTIQWLQGKTVDGTLPTGPWLVTADEIPDPSGLDIELRVNGELRQKSNTANLVFDVPFLVEFLSGLMTLEPGDLVCTGTPGGVGAAMNPPVFLKPGDVVRIDIERIGTLENRVTSATGGGR, via the coding sequence ATGAAACTGGTGACGTTTCAGCAGGCGGGTTTCAACCGCGTCGGAAGCGTTTTCGGCGACCGCGTCGTCGATCTGCACGAGGCGTGCGCGGCGATGTTCCGCGAGCAGGGGAAAGTTCGTTACCGGCAGCTGGCCGAAGCTTACGTGCCGGCCGACATGATCGGCCTCCTGGAAGGCGGCGCGGAAAGCCTCGAAGCGGCCGAACGGGCGGCGGAGTTCGCCTTGGCCCGTCCCGAAACGGGCGACGGGCGCCGGCTCGTCTATCGGCTCGACGAAGTGCGGCTGGAGGCGCCGATTCCAAAGCCGGGAAAAATCATTTGCGTCGGTCACAATTACCGGGAACACATTTTAGAAATGAAAAGAGAAATACCAAAATATCCCGTAATTTTTGCTAAATTTTCAAATACTGTGCGCGGGCCGCAGGACGACATTCCGTACCCCGCCGCGACCGCCGAACTCGACTATGAAGCGGAATTCGCCTTCGTGATCGGGAAAAAGGCGACGGGCGTCCGGCGCGAGGACGCTTTGGCATATGTAGCCGGTTATACGATCGCCAACGATGTTTCCTGCCGCGATCTGCAGCGCCGGACGATCCAATGGCTGCAGGGCAAGACGGTCGACGGCACGCTGCCGACGGGACCGTGGCTGGTGACGGCGGACGAGATTCCCGATCCGTCCGGGCTCGACATCGAGCTTCGGGTCAACGGCGAGCTGCGGCAGAAATCGAACACGGCCAACCTGGTTTTCGACGTGCCGTTTCTCGTCGAATTTCTGTCCGGCCTCATGACGCTCGAGCCCGGCGACCTCGTCTGTACGGGCACGCCGGGCGGCGTCGGAGCGGCGATGAACCCGCCGGTGTTTTTAAAGCCAGGCGACGTGGTTCGTATCGACATCGAGCGCATCGGCACGCTGGAAAATCGCGTGACTTCCGCGACCGGAGGGGGGAGGTGA
- a CDS encoding long-chain acyl-CoA synthetase, protein MEGGALNAHELLELAVRAVPDKEALYDRTRRLSYRELGEEVGHAAAALRTLGVRQGDRVGVALPNWSEAVALYFAVSRIGAVLVPFNPRYRTNEVRHILRHSGVRVLFVCEENAAVALESAPPGLETVTVRFRQNGLASYDGLLADSRRVPEPEPVPASEDDVFCMLYTSGTTGVPKGALVTHRCVVRSGRTIAAATRCGEDDVFLIVAPIFHVFGMACNLMAAVACRAKMVLLDRFKAIDALRLIEQERVTVQHAVPTMLNLELKCPEFDSFDLSSLRVGMTGASPCPPETIRGVTEKMGMRLLISYGTTETGTVTITEYDEREDRLYNSVGKAVEGVEVRIVDDARRPVALGEVGEIACRGFGVMKGYDGMPEQTREVLDEAGWYYTGDLGRMDEDGYVYYMGRKKELIIRGGYNIYPQELEGLLMQHPKVLECAVVGLPDPVMGEIVCAAVRLRPGESATEDELVDYLKGQVADYKLPSKVVFVDEFPATASGKIQKTQLRELIMAGGRSE, encoded by the coding sequence ATGGAGGGAGGCGCCTTGAACGCCCACGAGCTGCTGGAACTCGCCGTGCGCGCCGTCCCGGACAAAGAGGCACTGTATGACCGGACGAGACGGCTGTCCTATCGCGAGTTGGGCGAAGAAGTCGGGCATGCCGCGGCGGCGCTGCGCACGCTCGGCGTCCGACAGGGCGATCGCGTCGGCGTCGCGCTGCCGAACTGGAGCGAGGCGGTCGCTCTGTATTTCGCCGTTTCTCGCATCGGCGCCGTGCTTGTGCCGTTTAATCCGCGGTACAGGACGAACGAGGTGCGGCACATTTTGCGGCATTCCGGCGTCCGCGTCCTGTTCGTCTGCGAAGAAAACGCCGCCGTCGCGCTCGAATCGGCGCCGCCCGGCTTGGAGACGGTGACCGTCCGCTTTCGGCAGAACGGGCTGGCGTCATACGACGGCTTGCTCGCGGATTCCCGTCGCGTGCCGGAGCCGGAGCCCGTGCCGGCGTCGGAGGACGACGTCTTCTGCATGCTGTATACGTCTGGCACGACGGGCGTGCCGAAAGGTGCGCTCGTGACGCATCGGTGCGTCGTCCGGTCCGGACGGACGATCGCGGCGGCGACGCGATGCGGGGAAGACGACGTGTTTTTGATCGTCGCTCCGATTTTTCACGTTTTCGGGATGGCGTGCAATTTGATGGCCGCCGTCGCCTGTCGGGCGAAAATGGTGCTGCTCGACCGATTCAAGGCGATCGACGCTTTGCGGCTGATCGAACAGGAGCGCGTCACCGTCCAGCACGCCGTGCCGACGATGCTTAACCTGGAGTTGAAGTGTCCGGAGTTCGATTCGTTCGATTTGTCTTCCTTGCGCGTCGGCATGACCGGCGCCTCCCCCTGCCCGCCGGAGACGATCCGCGGCGTGACGGAAAAAATGGGCATGCGCCTCCTGATTTCGTACGGCACGACCGAGACCGGCACGGTGACGATCACGGAATACGACGAGCGCGAAGACCGGCTTTACAACTCGGTCGGCAAAGCGGTCGAAGGCGTGGAAGTGCGGATCGTGGACGACGCGCGCCGGCCGGTTGCGCTGGGCGAGGTCGGGGAAATCGCCTGCCGCGGCTTCGGCGTCATGAAAGGATACGACGGCATGCCGGAGCAGACGCGCGAAGTGCTGGACGAAGCGGGCTGGTATTACACCGGCGATCTCGGCCGAATGGATGAAGACGGCTACGTGTATTACATGGGGCGGAAAAAAGAACTGATCATCCGCGGCGGCTACAACATTTATCCGCAGGAACTCGAAGGGCTGCTCATGCAGCATCCGAAAGTCCTGGAATGCGCCGTCGTCGGTCTACCCGATCCGGTAATGGGCGAAATCGTGTGCGCCGCCGTGCGGCTGCGCCCGGGCGAGTCGGCGACGGAAGATGAACTGGTCGACTATCTGAAAGGGCAAGTCGCCGATTACAAGCTGCCGTCGAAAGTGGTGTTCGTCGACGAATTTCCGGCGACGGCGAGCGGGAAAATCCAAAAAACGCAGCTCCGCGAGCTGATCATGGCAGGTGGGCGTTCGGAATGA
- a CDS encoding monooxygenase has protein sequence MSRQPHQPVLVVGAGPVGMTAALALRSVGLPAVVLEAEPEGRQRPGSRAIYIHNATLSLLEQISPGLGFAMARRGVTWQVKRTFYRGKEVYVRRYPAPNPDELPAFASLSQVEIERLMYEACRNAGVQFVWNAPVVDVRSDEAGVELATSSGDVWTADYVIGADGARSTVRRSVGIELEGPRSRDFFIVVDVAEDEADPMPIERVFHYEHPAMGGRNVLYVPFAGGWRIDLQLLDGDDPEQFGTVEGVKGWLPNVLHRKYAERITWVSVYQFYQVVASSFTDRHRRVLLAGEAAHLFAPFGARGLNSGVPDALLAARGIRAALEARDAAERARAIEAAAEERRAAACYNRDAAGIALEHMRNDNPYTKLKRELAASLSFLVPKLGRWLDEGPYGPRQGPANVSTKY, from the coding sequence ATGAGCCGTCAACCGCACCAGCCGGTACTGGTCGTCGGGGCCGGTCCCGTCGGCATGACCGCGGCGCTGGCGCTCCGCAGTGTCGGTCTGCCCGCCGTCGTCCTGGAAGCGGAGCCGGAAGGAAGACAGCGGCCCGGCAGCCGGGCGATCTACATCCACAACGCGACGCTTTCGCTGCTCGAACAAATTTCACCCGGCCTCGGGTTCGCGATGGCGCGGCGCGGCGTGACGTGGCAGGTGAAGCGAACGTTTTACCGTGGGAAAGAAGTTTACGTCCGCCGCTATCCCGCGCCGAATCCGGACGAGCTGCCGGCGTTTGCGAGCCTGTCGCAGGTCGAGATCGAGCGGCTGATGTACGAGGCGTGCCGAAACGCCGGCGTTCAGTTCGTCTGGAACGCACCGGTCGTCGACGTCCGATCGGATGAAGCCGGCGTCGAACTGGCGACTTCGTCGGGCGACGTGTGGACGGCTGATTATGTGATCGGTGCCGACGGCGCACGGTCGACCGTCCGTCGCTCGGTCGGGATCGAGCTGGAGGGGCCGCGGTCGCGCGACTTTTTCATCGTCGTCGATGTCGCCGAAGACGAGGCGGACCCGATGCCGATCGAACGGGTGTTCCATTACGAACACCCCGCGATGGGCGGCCGCAACGTCTTGTATGTGCCGTTCGCCGGAGGATGGCGGATCGACCTACAGCTTCTTGACGGCGACGATCCCGAACAGTTCGGCACGGTCGAAGGCGTGAAGGGATGGCTTCCGAACGTGCTTCACCGGAAGTACGCGGAGCGCATCACATGGGTGTCTGTTTATCAGTTTTACCAAGTGGTTGCATCCTCGTTTACGGACCGACACCGCCGCGTGCTGCTGGCGGGCGAAGCGGCTCACCTGTTCGCACCGTTCGGCGCGCGCGGCCTGAATTCCGGTGTTCCCGACGCGCTTTTGGCCGCCAGGGGCATCCGCGCGGCGCTGGAAGCCCGGGACGCTGCGGAGCGGGCGCGCGCGATCGAAGCCGCGGCCGAAGAGCGGCGGGCGGCCGCCTGCTACAACCGGGACGCGGCCGGCATCGCTCTCGAACATATGCGCAACGACAATCCCTATACGAAACTGAAACGCGAACTGGCGGCGTCGCTGTCGTTTCTTGTCCCGAAACTCGGTCGGTGGCTCGACGAAGGGCCGTACGGCCCGAGACAGGGTCCGGCTAACGTGTCGACCAAATATTGA
- a CDS encoding enoyl-CoA hydratase: METLEWSLENRVATIYLNRPPVNALNRRLFEELYELLEQIESNDEVKAVILTAKGDRAFAAGADIREMADLDARGMEQMNRLSRRTFDMLENLSKPVVAGINGLALGGGCELALCCDFRICSEHAKIGLPEVTLAIMPGGGGTQRLQRLIGQAKAKEMLYFGDAVSADEAYRIGLVNRVVPPEKLLETCVEWAEKLAAKPAVALRMIKRSVNAGANLDLCSALTFESACFGNVFATEDRKEGMAAFVEKRKPVFADR; the protein is encoded by the coding sequence ATGGAAACCTTGGAATGGAGTCTTGAGAACCGCGTGGCGACGATATATCTGAACCGTCCGCCCGTCAACGCGCTCAACCGAAGATTGTTCGAGGAACTGTACGAACTGCTCGAACAGATCGAGTCGAACGACGAGGTCAAAGCCGTCATCCTAACGGCAAAAGGCGACCGCGCGTTCGCGGCCGGTGCGGACATCCGCGAAATGGCCGATCTCGACGCGCGCGGCATGGAACAGATGAACCGGCTGTCCAGGCGGACGTTCGACATGCTGGAGAACTTATCCAAGCCTGTCGTCGCCGGAATTAACGGCCTTGCGCTCGGCGGCGGTTGCGAACTGGCGCTGTGTTGCGATTTTCGCATCTGTTCCGAGCACGCCAAGATCGGCCTGCCGGAAGTGACGCTGGCCATCATGCCGGGCGGCGGCGGAACCCAGCGACTGCAAAGACTGATCGGTCAGGCGAAAGCGAAAGAAATGCTCTATTTCGGAGACGCCGTGTCCGCCGACGAGGCGTACCGGATCGGGCTGGTCAACCGCGTCGTTCCGCCCGAAAAGCTTTTGGAAACGTGTGTCGAATGGGCAGAAAAACTTGCCGCCAAGCCGGCCGTCGCACTCCGCATGATCAAGCGGTCGGTCAACGCTGGCGCGAACCTCGACTTATGCAGTGCGCTGACGTTTGAATCGGCCTGTTTCGGAAACGTTTTCGCAACTGAAGACCGGAAAGAAGGCATGGCGGCGTTCGTCGAAAAACGCAAGCCCGTCTTCGCCGATCGTTGA